A single Saccharolobus shibatae B12 DNA region contains:
- a CDS encoding amino acid permease — protein MEKSKKGVFLRESSGLVREFGILDALWFNIALLGLLFSTYYVASTGPLVGGNPLLGLILPILGFFLVGMIFSYVGSKVPRVAADYVYVSRNLHPALGFVGNAGYFLATVPLFMGITGITLQTFGLIPLLTILGYYTHNLSLIAIGSQIDSNPYLIMAIGATEIVIMSLIPIFGNKVYRVFQWLAIPLALIAAIGMIIVEAVVPHSLAISRLNEFALTYANVTNLYANVTSSNAPVPAYYNIYNIISLNPVYVVGFSYIINTVYIAGEVRNPKRSMPISILGTLVITGFIFTAALALEYNQFGYDFTTKMMYLSIVQGTLPIPTPYLDLLEGVASGNVVLGVLFALASILQLLMYLSAASFVGSRLLFSYAMDRIMPDFVGDVSEKRHVPIKAIVISMIAGLIGLTVFTLPVTSAGAFLLSSVAVAILMLFPMTILSIAVLKTEKGENKIRTVAILSIIYLIYTFYQYLTVPAIGADSVVGYGILAGSIVILFGIFYVAKFVRARQGIDFNLIFKEIPPE, from the coding sequence ATGGAAAAGTCTAAAAAGGGAGTATTCTTAAGGGAGTCGTCTGGTTTAGTAAGAGAGTTTGGCATATTAGACGCCTTGTGGTTTAATATTGCCTTACTTGGGCTACTATTTTCCACATATTATGTAGCTTCCACTGGTCCTCTAGTTGGCGGAAATCCTTTATTAGGATTAATATTACCTATACTTGGATTTTTCCTAGTAGGAATGATATTCTCGTATGTTGGCTCTAAGGTTCCAAGAGTTGCTGCTGATTATGTTTATGTCAGTAGGAATTTACATCCTGCATTAGGTTTCGTAGGAAATGCTGGATACTTTTTAGCAACTGTGCCTTTATTCATGGGAATTACTGGAATAACATTACAAACATTTGGTCTAATACCCCTATTAACAATCCTAGGCTACTACACCCATAATCTCTCCCTAATAGCAATAGGTTCGCAAATAGATAGTAATCCGTATTTGATAATGGCCATAGGTGCTACTGAGATAGTTATTATGTCCTTGATTCCAATCTTTGGAAATAAGGTATATAGAGTTTTTCAATGGTTGGCAATTCCTCTGGCGTTGATAGCTGCTATAGGAATGATCATAGTAGAGGCAGTAGTTCCACACTCCTTAGCCATAAGTAGGCTGAACGAATTCGCGTTAACCTACGCAAACGTTACAAACTTATATGCCAATGTAACATCATCAAATGCTCCAGTGCCAGCATATTATAACATTTACAATATCATTTCATTAAACCCGGTCTACGTAGTGGGATTCTCTTATATAATTAATACTGTGTATATAGCGGGTGAAGTAAGGAACCCAAAGAGAAGTATGCCAATAAGTATTCTAGGTACTCTAGTTATAACTGGATTCATATTTACAGCAGCATTAGCTCTTGAGTATAACCAATTTGGATATGACTTCACCACTAAAATGATGTATTTAAGTATAGTTCAAGGAACTTTACCAATACCTACCCCATATTTAGATTTGTTGGAGGGTGTGGCTAGTGGAAATGTTGTATTAGGTGTCCTGTTCGCCTTAGCTAGTATTTTACAACTGCTCATGTACTTGTCAGCAGCGTCTTTCGTGGGAAGTAGATTACTATTCTCTTACGCGATGGATAGAATTATGCCGGATTTCGTAGGTGATGTTAGTGAAAAAAGGCATGTTCCCATTAAGGCAATAGTCATATCAATGATAGCTGGACTCATAGGATTAACAGTGTTTACGTTACCTGTCACTTCGGCAGGGGCGTTCTTGCTTTCAAGCGTTGCAGTTGCGATATTAATGCTATTTCCAATGACCATACTGTCAATAGCTGTTTTGAAGACTGAGAAGGGTGAAAACAAGATAAGAACTGTTGCAATACTATCCATAATTTATCTAATTTATACGTTCTATCAATATCTAACAGTACCAGCCATAGGTGCAGATTCCGTAGTGGGTTATGGTATACTTGCTGGTTCAATAGTAATCTTATTTGGAATATTCTATGTTGCAAAATT
- a CDS encoding aspartate aminotransferase family protein codes for MEENFDASVLEAPIINVTPPGPKSLKLLKDQEEYETSAVNYPKYFKIAIDKAQGSTITDVDGNVYIDMVTGISVVNLGHNNPFIRRRVQEQLEKVWHTLEIPTEIRVNFSKKLLSTLGFKAKLLFTTTGADAVEAAVKIARYVTGKKTIIAFEGSYHGITAGTLGLTGANRFKEFNPFFDDRVVKFPYPYPYRCPFKDCLNEILHLLDYAMSNPGYLGGDVAGILVEPIQGEGGYVVPPKGFLKGLKELAEKYSVPLIVDEVQTGVGRTGKMWAYQWENIEPDIVAISKAIGEGIPVSMVGYREDLNKLPTGFHLGTYRGNPLGLAAGLASLEFIEKYNILPRVERLGKKILEELSEVENPHVGDIRGLGFMIGIELVRNGKEPWSEGTKIVIEEALKRGLLVYKAGRWDNVIRLMPPLTIPEPLLNKAVEILKRILNSI; via the coding sequence ATGGAAGAAAATTTTGACGCAAGTGTATTGGAAGCTCCAATAATTAATGTGACCCCTCCTGGTCCTAAATCACTTAAGTTATTAAAAGATCAAGAAGAGTATGAGACTTCAGCTGTAAATTACCCTAAATACTTTAAGATAGCAATTGATAAAGCTCAAGGTTCTACCATAACTGATGTTGATGGCAATGTATACATTGACATGGTTACCGGGATATCCGTGGTTAATCTAGGTCACAACAATCCCTTTATAAGAAGGAGAGTTCAAGAGCAATTGGAAAAAGTATGGCACACCTTAGAAATACCAACGGAAATAAGAGTTAATTTCAGTAAAAAGTTATTATCTACCTTAGGATTTAAGGCTAAACTGTTGTTTACGACAACAGGTGCTGATGCTGTCGAGGCAGCAGTGAAAATAGCCAGATACGTGACTGGAAAGAAAACTATAATTGCCTTTGAAGGTTCGTATCACGGGATAACTGCTGGCACTTTAGGTTTAACTGGTGCTAATAGATTTAAGGAGTTTAATCCGTTCTTTGACGACAGAGTGGTGAAGTTCCCTTATCCTTATCCTTATAGATGCCCATTTAAGGACTGTTTAAATGAAATATTACACTTACTAGATTACGCAATGTCAAATCCTGGATATTTAGGTGGTGATGTGGCTGGGATATTAGTTGAACCAATTCAAGGTGAAGGAGGCTATGTAGTTCCACCTAAGGGTTTTCTCAAGGGTCTCAAGGAATTAGCGGAAAAATATTCAGTCCCATTAATAGTCGACGAAGTTCAAACTGGTGTAGGAAGGACTGGAAAAATGTGGGCGTATCAATGGGAAAATATTGAGCCGGATATAGTTGCAATTTCCAAGGCAATAGGTGAAGGAATACCAGTTTCAATGGTAGGCTATAGGGAAGATTTGAATAAACTACCCACTGGCTTTCACCTTGGTACTTATAGGGGAAATCCCTTAGGATTGGCGGCTGGATTAGCTTCTTTAGAATTTATAGAGAAATATAACATTCTCCCAAGGGTAGAGAGGTTAGGTAAAAAGATTCTAGAGGAGTTGAGTGAAGTTGAAAATCCACACGTAGGCGATATAAGGGGATTAGGCTTCATGATAGGAATAGAGTTAGTTAGAAACGGAAAGGAACCTTGGAGTGAAGGGACAAAGATTGTCATAGAGGAAGCGTTAAAAAGAGGGTTATTGGTGTATAAGGCTGGAAGATGGGATAATGTGATAAGACTTATGCCACCATTAACAATCCCAGAGCCATTGCTTAATAAGGCAGTAGAAATTTTAAAGAGAATCCTTAATTCAATTTAG
- a CDS encoding APC family permease, translating into MPDKNQSVFIRQSSGLVREVSPWASFFATFGLVTGGIPILIVSWLYLAPGANWTLSYLISLLPTLGMAFLFYIASISTPRSGGDYVFQARSSHSLVAFVNYWALWIAFALSLGLYSYLGAQWFAYLFSGLGLFYNDQALLNLGSFFTTTLGSVIVGIIILIMGAIVASIGKYGWSFVFVTGIISILSTIITFVALVLISPSQFSSALSSFTGVNNAYDEVISTATSNGLSFVSPLYGALLAIPVVWYYYVWYNLPASWSGEMKKVKYNSLLGIVVAVLFIGVYYILFTSLNLHAFGERFLTSWSYISANSLNSTVYNDLSTMGTFTPFFALLVNHNVFLYIIMWIAFWLPNFYSNPPLVVSLTRYLFAWAFDRIMPEKLADVNERFHIPLISTIITVIVGIIGVLLYAYVSSISIVDVTVIFEISYGIFALTTALSPFIKRNFFNRGVHIKNIGGIPIVSLIGFPVFGFLLYALYQTWGNPVLLPINFPTILSLVIIYASGIMIYVASYIINKQRGIQMNLIFEEIPPE; encoded by the coding sequence ATGCCAGATAAAAACCAATCTGTTTTCATAAGACAATCCTCTGGTTTAGTAAGAGAAGTTAGTCCTTGGGCATCATTCTTTGCTACATTTGGACTGGTAACGGGTGGAATACCTATATTAATAGTATCATGGCTTTATCTCGCTCCAGGGGCAAATTGGACCTTATCTTACTTAATATCATTGTTACCCACTTTAGGAATGGCATTTCTTTTTTACATTGCGTCAATCTCAACCCCTAGATCAGGTGGAGATTACGTATTTCAAGCTAGATCATCACATTCCCTAGTTGCATTTGTCAATTATTGGGCGTTATGGATAGCCTTTGCACTATCCTTGGGATTATATAGCTATTTAGGTGCGCAATGGTTTGCTTATTTATTTAGTGGCTTAGGGCTTTTTTACAATGATCAAGCATTACTAAACTTAGGCTCATTTTTTACCACAACTCTAGGAAGTGTAATAGTAGGTATTATAATATTGATTATGGGAGCAATCGTAGCTTCTATAGGAAAATACGGTTGGAGTTTTGTATTTGTAACTGGTATTATATCGATACTCTCAACAATTATAACATTCGTGGCTTTAGTCCTAATAAGTCCTTCACAGTTCTCTAGCGCACTATCATCTTTCACTGGAGTAAATAATGCATATGACGAAGTAATATCAACCGCTACTTCAAATGGCTTAAGTTTCGTATCACCACTTTATGGAGCCTTACTAGCAATTCCAGTAGTATGGTATTATTATGTATGGTATAATTTACCAGCATCTTGGAGTGGAGAGATGAAGAAAGTAAAGTATAATTCACTACTAGGTATAGTGGTTGCAGTACTATTCATAGGAGTCTACTATATTTTATTTACCTCCCTTAATCTCCACGCCTTTGGTGAGAGATTTTTAACATCTTGGTCCTACATTTCCGCAAATTCGTTAAATAGTACAGTTTATAATGATCTAAGTACCATGGGTACTTTCACTCCCTTTTTCGCCTTATTAGTAAACCACAACGTATTCTTATACATTATAATGTGGATAGCATTTTGGCTACCCAATTTCTATAGCAATCCTCCCTTAGTTGTTTCCCTAACTAGATATCTCTTTGCATGGGCGTTTGATAGGATAATGCCAGAGAAATTGGCTGATGTAAATGAAAGATTTCACATACCATTAATCTCTACAATAATTACTGTAATTGTTGGTATAATAGGAGTATTACTTTACGCATATGTCTCATCAATATCGATCGTAGATGTAACAGTGATATTCGAAATAAGCTATGGAATTTTCGCCTTAACTACTGCGTTATCACCTTTCATAAAGAGGAACTTCTTCAACAGAGGTGTCCATATTAAAAATATAGGTGGAATCCCCATAGTATCTCTAATAGGGTTTCCAGTATTTGGATTCCTTCTCTATGCGTTATATCAAACTTGGGGAAATCCAGTGTTGCTACCAATAAACTTTCCCACAATACTTTCATTAGTAATAATATATGCAAGCGGAATTATGATTTACGTAGCATCATACATCATTAATAAGCAGAGAGGAATTCAGATGAACTTGATTTTTGAGGAAATACCACCAGAATAA
- a CDS encoding metallophosphoesterase family protein — MGLFKRNNPDSNKIGGLKILFTSDLHGSETAFRKFLNAALMTKADTLIIGGDLAGKSLVPIIDIGDGKFKVEDKTVGKEGLDEIIKKYKSSGVYYTIVDQKGLTELNENRKALDEEFRRVILERLEEWDRIAQEKLKGTNLKIYTNLGNDDPLYMFDVIGKSERMVKCEGEIVNINGYEMITFGYVNPTPWNTPREMIEDEIYSNLKQMIEKVENPAKAIFNLHAPPYGTNLDNAPLLDKTLKPVVKNGEIVMTHVGSISIRKLEEEFQPLLGIHGHIHESRAFDKINKTIIINPGSEYHLGMLHATYIILEENKVKTHQFVIG; from the coding sequence GTGGGACTATTCAAAAGGAATAATCCAGATTCAAATAAGATAGGGGGCCTTAAGATACTGTTTACCAGTGACCTTCACGGTTCCGAAACCGCTTTTAGAAAATTCCTTAACGCTGCTTTAATGACGAAAGCTGATACGTTAATTATAGGAGGAGACCTAGCCGGTAAATCACTAGTTCCAATAATAGATATTGGAGATGGTAAGTTTAAGGTAGAAGATAAGACTGTGGGAAAAGAGGGTTTGGATGAAATTATTAAGAAATATAAATCTTCTGGAGTTTATTACACAATAGTTGATCAAAAAGGCCTTACAGAACTAAATGAGAATCGAAAAGCATTAGATGAGGAATTTAGGAGAGTAATACTAGAGAGATTAGAAGAATGGGATAGGATAGCCCAAGAGAAATTGAAAGGAACTAATCTAAAAATCTATACTAACTTAGGCAATGACGATCCCCTATACATGTTTGATGTTATAGGCAAGAGCGAAAGAATGGTGAAATGTGAAGGAGAAATTGTCAATATAAATGGATACGAGATGATCACTTTCGGCTATGTCAATCCTACGCCATGGAACACCCCAAGGGAAATGATCGAAGATGAGATCTACTCTAACCTAAAGCAGATGATAGAGAAAGTTGAGAATCCTGCAAAGGCAATTTTCAACTTACATGCCCCGCCATATGGTACAAATTTAGATAATGCCCCCTTATTAGATAAAACGTTAAAGCCTGTGGTAAAAAACGGTGAAATAGTGATGACACATGTAGGCTCTATTTCAATAAGGAAATTGGAGGAGGAATTTCAACCCTTATTGGGTATTCATGGACATATTCACGAATCAAGGGCATTTGACAAGATAAATAAGACTATTATTATTAATCCAGGTAGTGAGTATCATTTGGGAATGTTGCATGCTACTTATATAATTTTGGAAGAAAATAAAGTGAAAACGCATCAATTTGTTATAGGGTAA
- a CDS encoding aminotransferase family protein — protein MGDEEDKKIIKEHTFKTWSKQKGWDPIIVSSARGVYFYDVEGKKYLDFSSQFVNVNLGYGNERVISSIKEQLDKLQYINPSFGADVRAKATRALLKVMPRNISKFFYSTSGTEANEAAIKIARLYRKPKYKVIARYRSYHGSTEGSISLTGDYRRWFVEPNTMPGVVRIPEPYCFRCPLKLKYPDCGMACANYVDYVIRQEKNVVAMIVEPITGTNGVIVPPKEYMPLMRKIAKENDVLFIADEVMTGWGRVGEWFAVNLWNIEPDILTTAKGASASYVPIGITGVSKEIGEFFEDEVFAHGHTFEAHPVSLSAIPAVIEEYERLNILSHVKIMGDYLGKRLQELKERHRSIGDVRGVGLFWAIELVKDKNNTPFGGYEDKFEGKFTLVDILARKLLTERNIYVYNGPSWFIISPPLIINKEEVDEGVNAIDDILKEADKEFHG, from the coding sequence ATGGGAGATGAAGAAGATAAGAAGATTATTAAGGAGCATACCTTCAAAACGTGGAGTAAACAAAAGGGCTGGGATCCCATAATTGTGTCAAGTGCAAGAGGAGTTTACTTTTATGATGTAGAGGGAAAGAAATACTTAGACTTTTCCTCACAATTCGTTAACGTAAATTTGGGTTATGGAAATGAAAGGGTTATAAGCAGTATAAAAGAACAACTGGATAAGTTACAATATATTAATCCCTCTTTCGGTGCTGATGTTAGGGCTAAGGCGACGAGAGCTTTACTCAAGGTTATGCCTAGAAACATTAGTAAGTTTTTCTATTCTACTTCCGGTACTGAGGCTAACGAAGCAGCAATAAAAATAGCTAGGCTTTACAGGAAGCCTAAATATAAGGTCATAGCTAGGTATAGATCATATCATGGATCCACTGAGGGGTCAATATCTCTTACCGGAGACTATAGGAGGTGGTTTGTAGAACCTAATACTATGCCCGGAGTTGTGAGAATACCAGAACCATACTGCTTTAGATGTCCACTTAAGCTGAAATACCCTGACTGTGGAATGGCGTGTGCGAATTACGTGGATTACGTTATTAGACAAGAAAAGAACGTTGTAGCAATGATCGTTGAGCCAATAACTGGTACAAATGGTGTTATAGTGCCTCCTAAAGAGTACATGCCTTTAATGAGGAAAATAGCTAAGGAGAATGACGTTTTATTTATTGCTGATGAAGTTATGACTGGTTGGGGAAGAGTAGGGGAATGGTTTGCCGTAAACTTATGGAATATCGAGCCAGATATATTGACTACTGCTAAAGGCGCTTCCGCATCTTATGTTCCAATAGGAATTACCGGTGTAAGTAAAGAGATAGGAGAGTTCTTTGAAGATGAAGTTTTCGCTCATGGACATACTTTTGAGGCTCATCCAGTTTCATTGTCTGCCATCCCTGCAGTAATAGAGGAGTATGAAAGGCTTAACATTCTCTCCCATGTGAAAATAATGGGGGACTATTTGGGTAAAAGACTTCAAGAATTGAAGGAGAGACATAGAAGTATTGGTGACGTGAGAGGTGTCGGGTTATTCTGGGCAATTGAGTTAGTAAAGGATAAGAATAATACTCCATTCGGAGGGTATGAGGATAAGTTTGAAGGTAAATTCACGCTCGTCGATATCTTAGCTAGAAAACTATTAACGGAGAGAAATATTTATGTTTACAATGGTCCCTCATGGTTCATAATCTCTCCTCCATTAATAATAAATAAAGAGGAAGTAGATGAGGGCGTGAACGCTATAGATGACATATTAAAAGAGGCCGATAAGGAATTTCACGGTTAA
- a CDS encoding Zn-dependent hydrolase, translating into MDPERFLTTFHSLTDIGWTIDGVMRLALNEYDIKVREELIKILSSIGVDIKVDDAGNIIGELRGKLDDTIAIGSHMDSVPYGGKYDGFYGVIAGLEVLRSTKERGISNHSITLIDFTNEEGARFQPSLLGSGLTTGVFDKNYVYSRRDKDNMSFEEALRTSGFMGDESNRLMYRKPKYYLELHVEQGPVLEEEGYQIGIPLGIAGLSVYEITFKGQSSQAGPTPMDRRRDALVGASKFVTSVRDYAKRQENLRATVGILNVKPNIYNAIPREVRLTVDVRSIERNRIDQAINELVDIAKRIADDERLEVEYRHLWTANPVNFSEEVISTIERACKELGMRYKFMYSWAGHDAQYMTKISKVGMIFIPSHLGISHAKEEFSSDEDMLNGLRVFEKVVKLLDR; encoded by the coding sequence ATGGATCCAGAAAGATTCTTAACAACTTTTCATTCATTAACCGATATAGGTTGGACTATCGACGGGGTAATGAGGCTTGCTTTAAACGAATATGATATAAAAGTAAGAGAGGAACTAATAAAAATTCTATCGAGTATAGGTGTTGACATAAAGGTCGATGATGCAGGAAATATAATTGGAGAATTAAGGGGTAAATTGGATGATACTATTGCGATTGGATCACACATGGATTCTGTGCCTTATGGAGGAAAATATGATGGTTTTTATGGTGTTATAGCCGGGCTTGAAGTATTACGAAGTACTAAAGAAAGAGGCATATCCAATCATTCCATTACACTTATAGATTTTACGAATGAAGAGGGTGCTAGATTCCAACCCTCACTTCTGGGATCTGGATTAACCACTGGAGTTTTCGATAAAAATTATGTTTACTCAAGGAGAGATAAGGATAATATGAGTTTTGAGGAAGCATTAAGGACTTCGGGTTTTATGGGAGATGAGAGTAATAGATTAATGTACAGGAAGCCTAAGTACTATTTAGAGCTTCACGTAGAACAAGGTCCAGTTTTGGAGGAGGAAGGATATCAAATTGGAATACCTTTAGGGATTGCTGGTTTAAGTGTCTATGAGATAACATTTAAGGGGCAATCCAGTCAGGCTGGGCCTACACCAATGGATAGGAGAAGGGATGCCTTAGTTGGAGCTTCCAAATTTGTAACCAGCGTTAGGGATTACGCAAAGAGACAGGAAAATCTAAGGGCAACAGTTGGTATACTCAACGTTAAACCAAATATATACAACGCCATACCTAGGGAAGTCAGACTTACTGTTGACGTTAGGAGTATTGAGAGGAATAGGATAGATCAAGCTATAAATGAGTTAGTTGATATTGCAAAGAGGATTGCCGATGACGAGAGATTAGAAGTTGAATATAGACATTTGTGGACAGCTAATCCTGTAAATTTCTCTGAAGAAGTTATTAGCACTATAGAAAGAGCGTGCAAAGAATTGGGTATGAGATATAAGTTCATGTACAGTTGGGCTGGACATGATGCCCAGTATATGACTAAGATCTCTAAAGTTGGGATGATATTTATTCCATCTCATTTAGGTATTAGTCATGCAAAGGAGGAGTTTTCTTCAGATGAGGATATGTTAAATGGGCTAAGAGTTTTTGAAAAAGTTGTGAAACTTCTAGATCGGTAA
- a CDS encoding MFS transporter yields the protein MKGNLRWKIVLIVFALIIIDYIDRGLINTALPVLKSEFHISSFEAGIIGNGFTFGYLIMNPLVGYFLDKYGPKRVFSRFAIFWGAVQAINVFAFSAFYFIATRVLLGIGEAVGFPGVTKIVANWLRKDEKARGGTISDSGVNLGIVFGSLFMLGLFAIIPTKELAWRLGFLISGLLAIILAIILGRLLYDLPEQHPKISKEELDYILSGRENVNTKAKLPLSYWLRSKNYWGYMQGLGAQAGIFFGLFTWLPLYLFYARHLSLAFTLEYTALIWSFGFVGELVGGYVVDKLIKRNPNLGFKVGFAVSSLSVTIGLAAATLVSSPIEAVEILMVTFFFLRWSGIQWAAPSFLVTPELAGQFGGHIGFWETLWGIVIPIVFGATVQVTKAYLLGMEILIGIGLIYFIGTVLVTSYRQIKVS from the coding sequence ATGAAAGGAAATCTAAGATGGAAGATCGTTCTGATTGTATTTGCGTTAATTATAATAGACTACATAGATAGGGGGCTAATAAATACTGCATTACCAGTACTAAAAAGTGAATTCCACATAAGTTCTTTTGAAGCTGGAATCATAGGAAATGGTTTCACCTTTGGATACCTTATAATGAACCCTTTGGTTGGTTATTTTTTGGACAAATATGGGCCTAAGAGGGTTTTTAGCAGATTTGCAATTTTTTGGGGAGCCGTACAAGCCATTAACGTATTTGCCTTCTCGGCTTTTTACTTCATAGCAACTAGAGTATTATTGGGAATTGGTGAAGCCGTAGGCTTCCCTGGAGTTACAAAGATAGTCGCAAATTGGCTTAGAAAAGATGAAAAGGCTAGAGGTGGTACAATCTCGGACTCTGGCGTGAATCTAGGAATAGTTTTTGGTTCATTATTTATGTTAGGATTGTTTGCAATAATTCCTACTAAAGAGTTAGCTTGGAGGTTAGGATTTTTAATTAGCGGACTTTTGGCGATAATTCTCGCTATCATATTAGGTCGTCTCTTGTACGATTTACCAGAACAACATCCAAAGATTTCCAAAGAGGAATTAGATTACATCTTATCCGGGAGGGAAAACGTTAATACAAAAGCTAAGTTACCGTTATCATATTGGTTAAGAAGCAAAAATTATTGGGGATATATGCAAGGCTTAGGAGCACAGGCCGGAATATTTTTCGGTCTATTTACCTGGTTACCTTTGTATCTTTTTTATGCTCGACATCTTTCCTTAGCCTTTACATTAGAATACACCGCATTGATCTGGAGTTTCGGCTTCGTAGGAGAGCTAGTAGGGGGTTATGTGGTTGATAAATTGATTAAGAGAAATCCCAATTTAGGGTTCAAAGTAGGGTTTGCTGTTAGCTCGTTATCTGTAACCATAGGTCTTGCAGCTGCCACTCTAGTTTCTTCCCCCATAGAGGCCGTTGAAATTCTAATGGTAACTTTCTTTTTCCTAAGGTGGTCTGGTATACAATGGGCAGCACCATCCTTCTTGGTTACGCCAGAATTAGCTGGTCAATTTGGAGGCCATATTGGTTTTTGGGAAACTTTATGGGGAATAGTAATACCAATAGTGTTTGGAGCTACTGTGCAAGTTACCAAAGCATATCTTTTAGGAATGGAGATTTTGATTGGAATAGGGCTTATATACTTCATAGGAACTGTATTAGTAACTAGTTATAGGCAAATAAAGGTGAGCTAG
- a CDS encoding zinc-dependent alcohol dehydrogenase: MWKVFFLNRDFVKENVRDESPKPNEVKVFPKYIGICGTDKNIYLGKKPVKEPIVLGHEISGITEKGEKVVIFPNYWCGYCNNCIRGFYSSCKNKISIGVNADGGMAEYINVPKDFVFRIPDALDLKLGALVEPTAVALAALNKIDKEIGKVVILGGGSTGTLISIVAQINGLEAFIIEKDKRKEEILKEKGFKVTSEFEFNDRIALIDTINNQESITVAQTILKNSVARSELIITGLDEEQISLNRDIIVRNEVIIKGSIIYSRDDFLNSIKLVTENREKFNKIVDKVCSIDSISEWFRKCVIEQPNIKVLVKMDST; this comes from the coding sequence TTGTGGAAGGTATTTTTTCTTAATAGAGATTTCGTCAAGGAAAATGTTAGAGACGAGTCTCCTAAACCTAATGAAGTAAAGGTTTTCCCTAAATACATAGGAATATGTGGGACTGATAAGAACATCTATTTAGGTAAAAAGCCAGTTAAGGAACCAATTGTCTTAGGACATGAAATATCTGGGATAACTGAAAAAGGGGAAAAGGTAGTTATTTTTCCAAATTATTGGTGCGGTTACTGTAATAATTGTATAAGGGGATTTTATAGCAGTTGTAAAAATAAAATATCTATTGGCGTTAACGCTGATGGTGGAATGGCAGAATATATTAACGTGCCTAAAGATTTCGTATTTAGAATACCTGATGCCTTAGATTTAAAATTGGGAGCTTTAGTAGAACCTACCGCAGTTGCTCTTGCCGCATTAAATAAGATAGACAAAGAGATAGGGAAAGTTGTAATACTAGGGGGCGGTAGTACTGGAACTCTAATATCGATAGTAGCTCAAATAAACGGATTAGAAGCATTTATTATAGAGAAGGATAAAAGAAAAGAGGAAATCCTTAAAGAAAAAGGGTTTAAAGTAACTAGTGAATTTGAGTTCAATGATAGAATTGCGTTGATAGATACCATAAATAACCAAGAGAGTATAACAGTAGCTCAGACAATTCTTAAAAACTCAGTAGCTAGATCTGAGCTAATAATTACTGGGTTAGACGAGGAACAGATTAGCTTAAATAGAGATATTATAGTTAGGAATGAGGTAATAATTAAAGGTTCGATTATATATAGTAGAGATGACTTTTTAAATTCTATAAAACTAGTTACTGAAAATAGAGAAAAATTCAATAAGATAGTAGACAAGGTATGCTCAATAGATAGTATTAGTGAATGGTTCAGAAAATGCGTAATAGAACAACCTAACATAAAAGTCCTCGTAAAAATGGATTCTACTTAG